The proteins below are encoded in one region of Paraburkholderia aromaticivorans:
- a CDS encoding type VI secretion system protein — protein MLTSNLFLLSIAVLTLVVCVVLGAVLYFALHGANSKPAPDRKIVRLRSDSLRSAFRQAVELIEGNIASRAERYNIPWIMILNEGDDPRPLPIAQSGVASVLSAESASPAATQGISWHFFDRGIVVDIKAAYLGSPDDDGDEKPWDEFLGLCRNYRQQRPFDSVVITVPAATLLADDTDAQLELVRHAKLAHRRLWLAQNRFAMRFAVYVVVTGCESLTGFAPFARALPETLRASMLGWSSPYDLSTTYSSDWVDTAMHSIMRSVSDASAELFALDAGQMDARQFLLLPSRIEAMSAQLQRYVDELLRASAYHEPFFFRGIYLTGDSSEFAQWSMAQGDESALRRDALPSPAFDEAAAGGVMAYDAGGALQPVRGDSPVGRREPGGPLNELMLQPAFLRDLFEKKIFLEYGLTRPSRSQYLARPVLNRALRWGGIALLGTWGVGLAVATFQLSHRNGELVAALSSLQRDAHDRAAAAQQAQDLPADWYRRKALALIALNQHLKTDSTWTVFMPGSWSPVDDLNARVKERFEREFGEIAVTALEREMYSRVGQLTGESRDPSTGQLIIGDDCAAPAAARSDVHGAPSLAVDDLPQMRALQQYVGSADQLDAALQALQRLQTPSADNAEALRLVVRYALGAELQGSVAGTLPYFYRDPARRGADPTNAADGINLPVIQQALRCSFDKGAQQVDSGLFTDNALLAAERSITEHLNSLSVGTAGAADFTQLTNNYRAVVAGIDTQRDLLASGKGNWLRQPQFSPGSVYERTLAHAAQNRLLGPELAARVRERDDTAFHAFRSEFAVRFDGSDGGLVWLDKDARYAVSPTRLALRDGLSTLLAQPFMTAPRDRAFPELSDGSTIVWDRAQLDQALTLGDVRKRFLTDGLASMPPAILPSIEQALDVQFAQLILDQTAAAATTKPAQGDTDSAAFDASRARLVRIEALLTEMNATAQVEDLDNLMSRDAMAHLKVVDDALTQSELYATRQSVAYDGPRNGRSPVLTAFGVADAGALAVYLDQQSSRALTLGKQASVYLAALDTTDAASPLAQRWQSIVRDLERYRLKNPNSSLLRLEQFVATAAGEPGAGSCMSKFAGRPAANGADDYFAALHERLYDRLLSRCSQSFVYELREQWDSFATVFNQSVAGRPPFNGASLMRVANRGDAGSADFGEVGQMLRRYAGVSDTFRAARSGGGVQTSLTNASVRQFIDNFDQVRTLLAPLYPADDGAPTGYDVNVDFRANRGAEVAANQVIDWTLSIGSQSVSLHDAPHALHWDYGTPVSLVLRFAKDSPLTAVSDPQQRALSTDGRTLTWQFADPWALLSFIARQRVPDASLRGDSAAQLLGFDFPLGTASAADLVLLPKQARGSVFLRLTLTPAGKKTPLPWPANFPARAPDWTAL, from the coding sequence ATGCTGACCAGCAATCTGTTCCTGTTGTCCATTGCCGTGCTGACGCTCGTGGTGTGCGTCGTGCTCGGCGCCGTGCTGTACTTCGCGTTGCATGGTGCGAACAGCAAGCCGGCGCCGGATCGCAAGATCGTCCGCCTGCGCTCGGATTCGCTGCGCAGCGCGTTTCGCCAGGCGGTCGAACTGATCGAAGGGAATATCGCGTCGCGCGCCGAGCGCTACAACATTCCGTGGATCATGATCCTCAATGAAGGCGACGATCCACGCCCGCTGCCGATCGCGCAATCCGGCGTGGCGAGCGTGTTGAGCGCGGAGTCGGCGAGTCCCGCCGCCACCCAGGGCATCTCGTGGCATTTCTTCGATCGCGGCATTGTCGTCGATATCAAGGCGGCGTATCTGGGTTCTCCCGATGACGACGGCGACGAGAAGCCGTGGGACGAGTTTCTCGGCCTGTGCCGCAATTACCGGCAGCAGCGTCCGTTCGACTCGGTCGTCATCACCGTGCCGGCTGCGACGCTGCTTGCCGACGACACTGATGCGCAACTCGAACTGGTGCGTCATGCCAAACTCGCGCATCGGCGCCTGTGGCTCGCGCAGAACCGCTTCGCGATGCGCTTCGCGGTGTACGTCGTGGTCACGGGCTGTGAATCGCTGACCGGCTTCGCTCCGTTTGCCCGCGCGCTGCCGGAGACGTTGCGTGCGAGCATGCTCGGCTGGTCGTCGCCGTATGACCTGTCCACCACGTATTCGTCGGATTGGGTCGACACGGCGATGCACAGCATCATGCGCTCGGTCTCGGATGCGAGCGCCGAACTGTTCGCGCTCGACGCCGGGCAGATGGATGCGCGCCAGTTCCTGCTCTTGCCGTCGCGGATCGAGGCGATGAGCGCGCAATTGCAGCGCTACGTCGATGAACTGCTGCGCGCGAGCGCGTACCACGAGCCGTTTTTCTTCCGCGGCATCTACCTGACCGGCGACAGCAGCGAGTTTGCGCAATGGAGCATGGCGCAGGGCGACGAATCGGCGCTGAGGCGCGATGCGCTCCCATCGCCTGCGTTCGATGAAGCGGCGGCGGGCGGCGTGATGGCCTACGACGCGGGCGGCGCGTTGCAGCCAGTTCGCGGCGATTCGCCCGTGGGCCGTCGCGAACCGGGTGGCCCGCTCAACGAGTTGATGCTGCAGCCCGCGTTTCTGCGCGACCTGTTCGAGAAGAAGATCTTCCTGGAGTATGGCCTGACGCGTCCGTCGCGCTCGCAATATCTCGCGCGTCCGGTACTGAACCGCGCGTTGCGCTGGGGCGGCATCGCGCTGCTGGGCACCTGGGGCGTCGGCCTCGCCGTCGCGACGTTTCAACTGAGCCATCGCAACGGCGAACTGGTCGCCGCGCTCAGTTCGCTCCAGCGCGACGCGCACGACCGCGCCGCAGCCGCGCAGCAGGCCCAGGACCTGCCGGCGGACTGGTATCGCCGCAAGGCACTTGCGCTGATCGCACTGAACCAGCATCTGAAAACCGACAGCACGTGGACGGTTTTCATGCCGGGTTCATGGAGTCCGGTCGACGATCTGAACGCACGCGTGAAGGAACGCTTCGAACGGGAATTCGGCGAAATCGCGGTGACGGCGCTGGAGCGTGAGATGTATTCGCGCGTGGGCCAGTTGACCGGCGAAAGCCGCGACCCGAGCACCGGCCAGTTGATTATCGGCGACGACTGCGCGGCACCAGCGGCGGCGCGCAGCGACGTGCACGGCGCCCCGAGCCTGGCTGTCGACGACTTGCCGCAGATGCGCGCGCTCCAGCAGTACGTCGGCTCGGCCGATCAGCTCGACGCCGCCTTGCAGGCGTTGCAGCGCCTGCAGACACCGTCGGCGGACAATGCCGAAGCGTTGCGGCTGGTGGTGCGTTACGCGCTTGGCGCCGAATTGCAGGGCAGCGTCGCCGGTACCTTGCCTTACTTCTATCGCGATCCGGCCCGGCGCGGCGCCGATCCAACCAACGCCGCCGACGGCATCAATCTGCCGGTCATCCAGCAGGCGCTGCGCTGCTCCTTCGACAAGGGCGCGCAACAGGTCGATAGCGGGCTCTTCACCGACAACGCGTTGCTGGCTGCCGAACGTTCGATCACCGAGCATCTGAACAGCCTGTCGGTCGGCACCGCGGGCGCGGCGGATTTCACGCAACTCACCAATAACTATCGCGCGGTCGTCGCCGGTATCGACACGCAGCGGGATCTGCTCGCGTCGGGCAAGGGGAACTGGTTGCGACAGCCGCAGTTCTCGCCGGGGTCGGTCTATGAACGCACGTTGGCACATGCCGCGCAGAATCGCCTGCTCGGGCCTGAGCTCGCGGCGCGTGTGCGTGAGCGTGACGACACGGCGTTCCATGCATTCCGCAGTGAATTCGCGGTACGTTTCGACGGATCCGACGGCGGCCTCGTCTGGCTTGACAAGGACGCGCGCTACGCGGTCTCGCCGACACGGCTCGCGCTGCGCGACGGTCTGTCGACGCTGCTCGCCCAGCCGTTCATGACGGCGCCGCGTGACCGTGCGTTCCCTGAACTCAGCGATGGCTCGACGATCGTGTGGGACCGCGCGCAGCTCGACCAGGCGCTGACGCTCGGCGACGTGCGCAAGCGCTTCCTGACCGATGGTCTCGCGTCGATGCCGCCGGCAATCTTGCCCTCTATCGAACAGGCGCTCGACGTGCAGTTCGCGCAGTTGATACTCGATCAGACCGCGGCCGCCGCGACCACCAAGCCGGCTCAAGGCGACACGGACAGCGCGGCGTTCGACGCGTCGCGCGCGCGCCTCGTCAGGATCGAAGCACTGTTGACGGAGATGAACGCCACGGCGCAGGTCGAGGATCTGGATAACCTCATGTCGCGCGATGCGATGGCACACCTGAAAGTCGTCGACGATGCGCTGACGCAGTCCGAGTTGTATGCGACCCGCCAAAGCGTCGCCTACGACGGCCCGCGCAATGGGCGCTCGCCGGTGCTGACCGCGTTCGGCGTCGCCGATGCCGGCGCGCTCGCGGTGTATCTCGACCAGCAATCGAGCCGTGCGCTGACGCTCGGCAAGCAGGCGTCCGTCTATCTGGCCGCGCTCGACACGACTGATGCCGCGTCGCCGCTCGCGCAGCGCTGGCAGTCGATCGTGCGCGATCTCGAACGCTATCGGCTGAAAAATCCGAACAGCAGTTTGCTGCGGCTGGAGCAGTTCGTCGCGACCGCCGCGGGTGAGCCCGGCGCGGGCAGCTGCATGTCGAAGTTTGCGGGCCGGCCTGCCGCGAACGGCGCCGACGACTACTTCGCGGCGCTGCATGAGCGTCTTTATGACCGCCTGCTGTCGCGCTGCAGCCAGAGCTTTGTGTACGAGTTGCGTGAGCAGTGGGACAGCTTCGCGACGGTCTTCAATCAGAGCGTAGCGGGGCGGCCACCCTTCAACGGGGCGAGCTTGATGCGCGTGGCCAACCGGGGCGACGCCGGCTCGGCGGATTTCGGCGAAGTCGGTCAGATGCTCCGGCGTTACGCGGGCGTGTCGGATACGTTCCGCGCGGCGCGCTCGGGCGGCGGCGTGCAGACCTCGTTGACGAACGCCTCGGTGCGCCAGTTCATCGACAATTTCGATCAGGTCAGAACGCTGCTCGCGCCGCTCTATCCGGCTGACGACGGTGCGCCGACCGGCTACGACGTCAACGTCGATTTCCGCGCCAATCGCGGCGCTGAAGTGGCCGCGAACCAGGTGATCGACTGGACCTTGTCGATCGGCTCGCAAAGCGTGTCGTTGCACGATGCGCCGCATGCGCTGCATTGGGATTACGGCACGCCGGTGTCACTGGTGCTGCGCTTCGCCAAAGACTCGCCGCTCACGGCCGTCAGCGACCCGCAGCAGCGCGCGCTGTCCACCGACGGACGCACGCTCACCTGGCAATTCGCAGACCCTTGGGCGTTGCTGTCGTTCATCGCCCGGCAGCGCGTGCCGGATGCGAGCCTGCGAGGCGACAGCGCGGCGCAATTGCTCGGCTTCGATTTTCCGCTGGGGACGGCGAGTGCGGCCGATCTCGTCCTGTTGCCGAAGCAGGCACGCGGCAGCGTGTTCCTGCGCCTCACGCTGACGCCCGCCGGCAAGAAAACACCCTTGCCGTGGCCTGCCAATTTCCCGGCGCGCGCGCCGGACTGGACCGCGTTATGA
- the tssA gene encoding type VI secretion system protein TssA, with translation MKLVEPIDFAPAFDVDFEALLAPVAGGNDDGGGVSLRYDALYQQIRDARHHDDATLPMGEWERPLIKADWKAVAAMCSGALGSCSKDFQLAAWLCEAWTHLHRIEGFVAGTHLLAALVERYWDHAWPRIEEGDADARIASFVWMNDTFSLLLSLHVPLMAIEGREPSTVNLDDWQRVLQLAEDEAGPGALTRELLAQHLAKGRNLANLMSLHRQIAGALDAWRSLSALIDERLHDDGPNLSRVSDVLARLARAATSLLGDHALPHTQAGNMQDAFGYPPAGGQPNTGGFASAVQHREDAMELEALAADSQREMAEKTLAAVAALPGHIESRAQAYRLIEIVARYLEENEPHSPTPYLLKRAVAWGQMPLADLMREIVRTEGDMTRYLALLGLE, from the coding sequence ATGAAACTGGTTGAACCGATAGACTTTGCCCCGGCGTTCGACGTCGATTTCGAAGCGCTGCTCGCGCCGGTCGCGGGCGGCAATGATGATGGCGGCGGCGTTTCGTTGCGTTACGACGCGCTCTATCAGCAGATTCGCGACGCCCGGCATCATGACGACGCGACACTGCCGATGGGCGAATGGGAGCGCCCGCTGATCAAGGCCGACTGGAAAGCGGTCGCGGCAATGTGCAGTGGTGCGCTCGGCAGCTGCAGCAAGGATTTTCAGCTTGCCGCATGGCTTTGCGAAGCGTGGACGCATCTGCACCGGATCGAAGGATTCGTTGCCGGGACGCATCTGCTTGCCGCGCTCGTCGAACGCTATTGGGATCACGCGTGGCCGCGAATCGAAGAGGGCGACGCGGACGCGCGCATCGCGTCATTCGTCTGGATGAACGACACGTTTTCCTTGCTGCTGTCACTGCACGTGCCGTTGATGGCGATCGAAGGACGCGAACCGTCCACGGTCAATCTCGACGACTGGCAGCGGGTTCTGCAGCTTGCCGAAGACGAAGCGGGTCCCGGCGCCTTGACGCGCGAACTGCTCGCGCAGCATCTGGCCAAAGGGCGCAACCTTGCGAACCTCATGTCGCTGCATCGGCAGATCGCCGGCGCGCTCGACGCCTGGCGCTCGCTCTCCGCACTGATCGACGAACGGTTGCACGACGACGGCCCGAATCTGTCGCGTGTGAGCGACGTGCTGGCGCGTCTCGCGCGCGCGGCGACCAGCCTGCTCGGCGACCACGCGTTGCCGCACACGCAGGCTGGCAACATGCAGGATGCGTTCGGCTATCCGCCGGCAGGAGGACAGCCGAACACAGGCGGATTTGCGTCGGCGGTGCAACATCGGGAGGATGCAATGGAACTTGAGGCGCTCGCTGCCGACTCGCAGCGTGAGATGGCGGAGAAAACCCTGGCGGCGGTTGCGGCATTGCCGGGGCATATCGAGAGCCGCGCGCAAGCGTACCGGCTGATCGAAATCGTCGCGCGCTACCTCGAAGAAAACGAGCCGCATAGTCCCACGCCGTATCTGCTCAAGCGGGCCGTGGCGTGGGGGCAAATGCCACTGGCGGATCTGATGCGCGAAATCGTCCGCACCGAGGGCGACATGACGCGCTATCTCGCGCTGCTCGGACTCGAATAG
- a CDS encoding polysaccharide biosynthesis tyrosine autokinase, translated as MKLKYQASEGLSERNDEFDPGSIIDTLINHRKMIAAITMAFILVGALYAFCATPIYRASISIRVEDNSPTALPDSKDLVRNASSLFQEKSSAESEMQILRSKAIAMQTVDYLKLYIEAEPKRFPLLGGLIARHTDSRMTPGLFGWGGFVWGDESISVATFEVPRKQEGNAYTVTALPGGQYQLRGPGLEQPVTGRVGVDEQFETSHGPVNLLVSKIDGESGAEFKLTRHSRQQALEQLQKGLQIDEQGNKSNVLGVMLEGRDPVLVTNILNDIGAVYVRQNVNQKGANAEKSLNYLEQQLPGAKRQMEQAEEAYNTYRNSHGLLDADEESRLILRQATEADSRLYDLKRQRQDLTAHLTAEHPSVVAIDQQIASTNKYVESLASRVKAMPTAEQGALRLMRDMRMSSDMYAALRSNIDTLRLVKAGQSASVQLLDTADVPERPVKPAKSLVLLIAAVLGLFVAVGLAFLRDYLFKGEADPEELESRTGLTVYATIPVSDQQMQLTQKMAIRGPEKLALAFRYPMDPAVEALRTMRASLQFALNGERNNVVMLAGPLPGIGKSFLSANLGTLLASGGKRVLLVDGDLRRGHLNQYFGLQRGAGLADLITGARSLEDTVHKDVLPNLDVLQCGEYPHDPAELLLSSNFRATIRAASEQYDIVLLDAPAILAVSDTVTMAPVADSIFMVARFADTRAGEISESVKRLAQTGSKVEGILLNGFKVSRGNYAQSRRYGGYAYDAYYSDSVTK; from the coding sequence ATGAAACTCAAATATCAAGCGTCAGAGGGATTATCCGAACGTAACGACGAATTCGATCCTGGATCGATCATCGATACGTTGATTAATCACCGCAAAATGATTGCCGCTATAACAATGGCATTCATTCTGGTGGGCGCGCTGTACGCGTTTTGTGCGACGCCCATCTATCGAGCAAGTATTTCGATCAGGGTCGAGGACAATTCACCGACCGCGCTGCCGGATTCGAAGGATCTGGTGCGCAATGCGTCGTCGTTGTTCCAGGAGAAGTCCTCGGCCGAAAGCGAAATGCAGATCCTGAGGTCGAAAGCCATCGCCATGCAGACGGTGGATTACCTCAAGCTCTACATCGAAGCCGAGCCGAAGCGCTTTCCGCTGCTCGGCGGGCTGATCGCGCGTCACACCGACTCGCGGATGACGCCCGGACTCTTCGGCTGGGGCGGCTTCGTCTGGGGTGACGAATCGATCAGCGTGGCGACGTTCGAAGTGCCGAGAAAGCAGGAAGGCAACGCGTACACCGTCACCGCATTGCCCGGCGGCCAGTACCAGTTGCGCGGGCCGGGACTGGAACAGCCGGTCACCGGACGCGTCGGCGTCGACGAGCAATTCGAAACCAGCCACGGGCCGGTCAATCTGCTCGTGAGCAAGATCGACGGCGAGAGCGGGGCGGAGTTCAAGCTCACGCGCCACTCGCGTCAGCAGGCCCTCGAACAGCTGCAAAAGGGCCTCCAGATCGACGAGCAAGGCAACAAGTCGAATGTGCTGGGCGTCATGCTGGAAGGCCGCGACCCGGTTCTCGTGACCAACATCCTCAACGATATCGGCGCGGTGTATGTGCGCCAGAACGTGAATCAGAAGGGTGCCAACGCCGAGAAGTCGCTGAACTACCTCGAGCAGCAGCTGCCGGGAGCGAAGCGCCAGATGGAGCAGGCCGAAGAAGCCTATAACACCTATCGCAACAGTCACGGCCTTCTGGATGCGGACGAGGAAAGCCGGCTCATCCTGAGACAGGCCACTGAAGCGGACTCGCGCCTCTATGACCTCAAGCGTCAACGCCAGGACCTGACCGCTCACTTGACCGCCGAGCACCCGAGCGTGGTGGCCATCGACCAGCAGATCGCCAGCACCAACAAGTACGTCGAGAGTCTCGCGAGCCGCGTCAAGGCCATGCCGACGGCGGAGCAAGGTGCGCTGCGCCTGATGCGGGACATGCGCATGAGCTCCGACATGTATGCGGCGTTGCGTAGCAACATCGACACCCTGCGGCTGGTCAAGGCCGGTCAGTCCGCTTCCGTGCAGTTGCTGGATACCGCGGACGTCCCCGAGCGGCCGGTCAAGCCCGCGAAATCGCTCGTGCTGCTCATCGCAGCGGTGCTGGGGCTGTTCGTCGCTGTCGGGCTGGCTTTCCTGCGTGATTATCTGTTCAAGGGCGAGGCCGATCCGGAAGAGCTGGAATCGCGCACCGGCCTGACCGTGTACGCGACGATCCCGGTTAGCGACCAGCAGATGCAACTGACGCAGAAAATGGCCATCCGCGGCCCGGAGAAACTGGCTCTGGCTTTCCGCTACCCGATGGACCCGGCTGTAGAAGCGCTGCGCACGATGCGCGCATCGCTGCAATTCGCGCTGAACGGCGAACGCAACAACGTCGTGATGCTCGCGGGGCCGCTGCCGGGAATCGGCAAGTCGTTTCTGTCAGCCAATCTCGGCACCTTGCTCGCCTCAGGCGGGAAGCGCGTGCTGCTGGTGGACGGCGATTTGCGCCGCGGCCATCTGAACCAGTACTTCGGCTTGCAACGCGGTGCAGGGCTGGCCGATCTGATCACGGGTGCCCGTTCGCTCGAAGACACGGTGCACAAGGACGTGCTGCCGAATCTCGACGTCCTGCAGTGCGGGGAGTACCCGCACGACCCGGCCGAACTGTTGTTGAGCAGCAATTTCAGGGCAACCATTCGCGCCGCTTCGGAGCAGTACGACATTGTGTTGCTGGACGCGCCCGCCATCCTTGCGGTGTCGGATACGGTGACCATGGCGCCCGTCGCCGATTCGATCTTCATGGTCGCGCGTTTCGCCGATACGCGCGCTGGGGAGATCTCGGAATCGGTCAAGCGTCTGGCGCAAACGGGTTCGAAAGTCGAAGGCATTCTGCTGAACGGATTCAAGGTGAGCCGCGGCAATTACGCTCAGTCGCGCCGGTACGGCGGCTACGCATACGACGCTTACTACTCCGATTCGGTCACGAAATAG
- the tviB gene encoding Vi polysaccharide biosynthesis UDP-N-acetylglucosamine C-6 dehydrogenase TviB, translating to MHSLNELKLAVIGLGYVGLPLAVEFSKHRPVVGFDINGTRISALREGRDVTLEVCNEELAAATGMTFTSDAEELKACNVYIATVPTPIDDYKRPDLRPLIGASETIGRVLKKNDVVIYESTVYPGATEEECVPVLERTSGLKFNVDFFVGYSPERINPGDKAHRVTDIRKVTSGSTPEIAELVDQLYREIIVAGTHKASSIRVAEAAKVIENTQRDVNIALINELSIIFNKMGIDTESVLQAAGTKWNFLPFRPGLVGGHCIGVDPYYLTHKAQAIGYHPEIILAGRRLNDSMGGYVASQLVKALTKRQIGVSGARVLIMGLTFKENCPDLRNTRVVDIVAELREYGVEVDVYDPWVSKEDARREHNLDPIEHPAKGVYDATIVAVAHRRFLELGAEAIRVFGKPEHVLYDLKYLLPREASDLRL from the coding sequence ATGCATTCGTTAAACGAGCTGAAACTCGCCGTGATCGGTCTGGGCTATGTTGGATTGCCGCTTGCGGTGGAGTTCAGCAAGCATCGCCCGGTAGTGGGTTTCGACATCAACGGCACCCGCATCTCGGCGTTGCGTGAAGGACGGGACGTCACGCTCGAAGTCTGCAATGAAGAACTGGCCGCCGCCACGGGCATGACGTTCACGTCGGACGCGGAAGAGCTGAAAGCCTGCAACGTGTACATCGCAACCGTTCCGACGCCGATCGATGACTACAAGCGTCCCGATCTCAGGCCCTTGATCGGCGCCAGCGAAACCATCGGCAGAGTGCTGAAAAAGAACGACGTGGTCATCTATGAATCGACCGTCTATCCGGGGGCGACGGAAGAGGAATGCGTGCCGGTTCTCGAGCGGACCTCGGGGCTGAAATTCAACGTGGATTTCTTTGTCGGCTACAGTCCGGAGCGGATCAATCCCGGCGACAAGGCGCACCGCGTGACGGATATCCGGAAAGTCACCTCGGGATCGACGCCGGAGATCGCTGAACTCGTCGATCAGCTGTACCGCGAGATCATCGTCGCGGGCACGCACAAGGCGAGCAGCATTCGCGTCGCCGAGGCGGCCAAGGTCATTGAGAACACGCAGCGCGACGTCAACATCGCGCTGATCAACGAACTGTCGATCATCTTCAACAAGATGGGAATCGATACGGAGTCGGTCTTGCAGGCAGCCGGAACCAAATGGAACTTTCTGCCCTTCAGACCGGGTCTGGTGGGCGGGCATTGCATCGGCGTCGATCCGTATTATCTGACGCACAAGGCGCAGGCCATTGGCTATCACCCGGAGATCATCCTCGCCGGCCGGCGCCTGAACGACAGCATGGGCGGTTATGTCGCGTCGCAACTCGTGAAGGCGTTGACCAAGCGGCAGATCGGCGTCTCCGGTGCCCGCGTGCTGATCATGGGGCTCACATTCAAAGAGAATTGTCCCGACCTGCGCAACACCCGGGTCGTCGACATCGTTGCCGAGTTGCGGGAGTACGGCGTCGAAGTCGATGTCTACGATCCATGGGTCTCGAAAGAGGACGCCCGGCGCGAACACAACCTGGACCCCATCGAGCATCCCGCCAAAGGTGTTTACGACGCGACGATTGTGGCCGTCGCGCACCGCCGGTTTCTGGAACTGGGCGCGGAAGCCATTCGCGTCTTCGGGAAGCCCGAGCATGTGCTGTACGACCTGAAATACCTGCTGCCTCGAGAGGCCAGCGATCTGCGTCTCTAG
- a CDS encoding SDR family oxidoreductase translates to MPDRYDTIRQQLAGHPQQWLITGVAGFIGSNLLEALLKLDQTVVGLDNFSTGYQRNLDEVRSVVSPEQWKRFRFIEGDIRRLEDCVSAVHGVDHVLHEAALGSVPRSVVDPIATHEVNISGFLNMLVAARDAQVSSFTYAASSSTYGDHPGLPKVEDQIGQPLSPYAVTKYANELYASVFARAYGFKTIGLRYFNAFGQRQDPDGAYAAVIPKWTAALIAGDDVLINGDGETSRDFCFVDNVVQANILAAMADEAARNEVYNVAVGDRTTLIQLYDGLRAVLTDNGVRCDKRPVFGPFRAGDVRHSQANVDKAERLLGYENRIPFVEGLSRAMPWYIEFVSQR, encoded by the coding sequence ATGCCCGATCGCTACGACACAATACGGCAACAACTCGCCGGGCACCCGCAGCAGTGGCTGATTACCGGGGTGGCCGGTTTCATCGGTTCGAATCTGCTGGAGGCGCTGCTCAAGCTCGATCAGACCGTGGTCGGACTCGACAACTTTTCCACCGGCTATCAGCGCAACCTCGACGAAGTACGCTCCGTCGTTTCGCCGGAACAATGGAAGCGCTTCAGATTCATCGAAGGCGATATCCGGCGTCTGGAAGATTGCGTGAGCGCCGTTCATGGCGTCGATCACGTGCTGCATGAGGCGGCGCTGGGTTCGGTGCCGCGGTCGGTGGTCGACCCGATCGCGACCCACGAAGTGAACATCAGCGGCTTCCTCAATATGCTCGTGGCCGCGCGCGATGCGCAAGTGTCGAGCTTCACGTATGCCGCGTCGAGCTCGACGTATGGCGACCATCCCGGCTTGCCGAAAGTCGAAGACCAGATCGGGCAGCCGCTTTCACCGTATGCCGTCACCAAGTACGCCAATGAACTGTACGCATCGGTGTTTGCTCGTGCCTACGGCTTCAAGACGATCGGCCTGCGCTACTTCAATGCATTCGGCCAGCGCCAGGATCCGGACGGCGCGTATGCCGCGGTCATTCCCAAATGGACGGCCGCGCTCATTGCCGGCGACGACGTCCTGATCAATGGCGACGGCGAAACCAGCCGGGACTTCTGTTTTGTCGACAACGTGGTGCAGGCGAACATCCTGGCGGCGATGGCGGATGAGGCGGCAAGGAACGAGGTGTACAACGTCGCCGTCGGCGATCGCACAACCTTGATCCAGCTCTACGACGGCTTGCGGGCCGTGCTCACCGACAACGGCGTGCGCTGCGACAAGCGCCCGGTGTTCGGGCCGTTTCGCGCCGGCGATGTCAGACATTCGCAGGCCAATGTCGACAAGGCGGAACGGCTGCTGGGCTATGAGAACAGGATTCCCTTCGTCGAAGGCTTGTCCAGAGCGATGCCCTGGTACATCGAATTCGTATCGCAAAGGTAA